In Pantoea agglomerans, the genomic stretch AGGCGCGCGGTGGGCGATCGTGCGGGCCAACCGAGAGATAGACCCTTCTGCCCGCGCGCTGCAGCTCATCGGCGATCTGCACGCCAGAGGATCCGGCGCCGATCACCAGCACGCCCCCCTCCGGCAGCTGCTGCGGGTTGCGGTAGTCGGCGGAGTGGATCTGCGTCAGGCGCTCGCTGCGCGGCGCGATCCCCGGGATAACCGGCTTCTGAAAGGGGCCGGTGGCCGCCACGATGCGCTGCGCCTCAATCACGCCCTCCGAGGTGTACACGGTAAATCCTGCCCGCCCGCTGTTGCGCTCCACGCGCAGCACCTCCACGCCGGTGCGGATCGGCGCATGAAATTTTTCCGCGTAGGCGACGAAGTAGTCCGCCACCTTCTCTTTGGCGACGAAGCTGTCGGGCGCACACTCCGGAAACGCCATGCCGGGAAAGCGGTCGTGCCAGGCCGGGCCATTCGCCACCAGCGAATCCCAGCGCCCGCTGCGCCAGGCTTCGGCGATGCGGTTTTTCTCCAGCACCAGGTGCGGCACATCGAGGCGGCTCAGGTGTTCGCTCATCGCGACGCCCGCCTGCCCGGCACCAATCACCAGGGTATCAGTCTCTGTTTTCATCTCTGTCATTTCCGCGTCCTTCAACCAGCCGCCGGCCGATATATTCACCATAGGGAAGGTTTCCAAGACTATTTGAGCCGACAGAGCGGGTAAAATATTATAAAGCTAACACCTGCATAGGAATTTATTAGGCTGCGCGGCCTACTCGCCTGAAAAAAAATTATTGACGCAACGGCGCAGGAAAAAGTTCGGCACGACGACAATATTCCATAAACAATTGCGCCGGCCGTGTCGGCTCATTATTTTGCAGATAGGCCATTATCAGCATCGAATCCGCCATCTCATCTTCAATCTCAAGGTGAATTAATTGCTGTCCGTCGTAGGTAATATCGGAGCAGGGACGCGTCACCAGCACGGAAAAACCTAATCCCTGGCCCACCATGCAGCGCACCATTTCAATTGAGGGCGAACTGTAGGCGACCTCAGGATGATAGCCCTTCTCTTTAAAGATGCGGATAAAGTAGTTTTTGCTCGGGATCGCATCCAGCAGGATCATTGGTTCGCGGCTCAGCTGCTGCAGCGTCACCGTCGCCTGGCGCGCCAGCGGATGCGCGGCGGGCAGCAGCGCATAGGGCCGATGCGGCGCGTTCAGCGGTTCTTTTTTGATGGAGTGGTCGAGATCGAGATCGTAAAGAAACGCCAGGTCGAAACGTCCGCGGTGCAGCCCGTGCATCAGCTCATGCTGCTCGCCGTCATACAGCTCGATGGTGATATCGGGATAGATTTTTTTAAACCCGGCGATAAGCTTCGGCAGGTAGAGCGGCGCGGCTGACTCAAAGCAGCCAACGGCGATGGTGCCGGAAACCAGCTGATGCTCGGCGCGCGAGTTCTGCTCAAACTCATAGGAGAGCCGCAGCAGATCGCGTGCCTTCTCGTAGAAACGGCGACCGCCCGGCGTCAGGGAGACACCCTGCGCGTGGTGGCGAATAAACAGCTGCTGATCAAAGGTATCTTCCAGGTTTTTAATGGCGATGGAGATAGAGGGCTGCGCGATATGCAGCTGGCGTGACGCTTCGGCGATGCTCTCTGTTTCGACCACCGTGACAAAGTACTTAAGCTGTTTCAGCGTGAATCGCATCATAAAAACCTTACTTATCTCTTTTAGCGTGCTCGACTGGCGCGCTTTTTTACAGGTCTCTTTTCGCTGCAAGGGCCATGCCACTCCTGCGCCCTGTTAATGCGCAGCCCGCTGGCGTGCGGCGCGCATCAAAAAATTTCCTTTGTTGCTGATATATCAACGCCTGAATAAATCTAATTATGTCGCAAAAAACAGTTATTTTTATCACTGCATCATTTTGGCACAGGACTGCTCTTTAACAGAGCAATCCATTGGCGAGCTAAATTGCGCCCAATGAAAAAGCGCCCCTTTTTAAATTAATCAGCGCGGCGCATCATTTTCCGCCTTTTTTGGCTGGATAGTTTTTTTAAAGTCTGAAGACAACAATTTACTAATTGCCTCAAATTAGCCGCTGCCGCCATAGTGTGAATATATCGACAGCGGCGAATTTTCTGGAATTCGCGTTTATTTGAGCGAGTGAAATGCCTCATGACTTTTAACTGGAACTATATGTTCAGCCTGTTCAGCGACGCCGAATTCTGGCTGGCGACCTGGACCGTCATTAAACTGAGCTTGCTCACCTGGGGCATCAGTATCGTAGTGGGATTTATTCTCGCGCTGGCGAAGCAGTCGAACCGCCTGCTGTTCAACCTGCCGGCGCGCGGCTATATCTGGCTGTTCCGCAGCCTGCCGCTGCTGGTGCTGCTGATTTTCGTCTATAACCTGCCGCAGGCCGCGCCGGGAACCTCTGCGCTGCTGAGCGATCCCTTCTGGGCGGGCCTGATCGCTATGGTGCTCAGCGAAAGCGCCTATATCGCCGAAATTCATCGCGGCGGACTGCTGTCGATTCCCAAAGGCCAGAGCGAAGCCGCGCGGGCGCTCGGCCTGCGCTTCGCCGGTATCCAGTGGCGCATCATTATTCCGCAGGCGGTGCGCGTCGCCCTGCCCGCGCTGGCGAACGAATATATCGCCATCGTTAAGCTCAGCTCGCTGGTATCGGTGATCTCCCTGACCGAGATCCTGATGGTCGGCCAGCGTCTCTATTCGCAGAACTTCCTGGTGATGGAGACCATGGCGGCGGTCGCCTGCTACTACGTGCTGATCGTGACGGTGTTCGACTTCCTGCTGAAGCAGCTGGAGCGCCACCTCGACGTTACCCAGCGCCGTCCGTCAGGCAAGGTGGATGAGCAGCTTTTCGCGCTGGCGCAGCGCGGGGCCACCCCACTGGCGCGCCCGGCGGCGCAGAGCAGCGGCCCGGCGCTGCAGGCCTCGCGCCTGCATAAGGCCTATAACAATGTTGAAGTGCTGGGCGCGGTCAGCCTGCAAATCCAGCCGGGAGAAGTGGTGTCGGTCATTGGCCCTTCCGGCTCCGGCAAAACCACGCTGATCCGCCTGCTGAACGGGCTGGAGCAGATCGACAACGGCGAAATCCGCATTAACGGCCAGCCCTTTATCCATCTCACCCAGCAGGGCGAGCAGAAGCCGCGCTTTATTGAGCACGCCGAACACCGCCTCAACATCGGCATGGTCTTCCAGAGCTTCAACCTGTTCCCGCATCTCAATGTGCTGGACAACCTGATGCTGGCGCCGCGCTACCACCGCCTGGCAGCGCGCGACGAACTCAGGCAGCACGCCTGCGAGCTGCTGCACAAGGTCGGCATGCTGGAGCACGCGTGGAAATATCCGCACCAGCTCTCCGGCGGCCAGCAGCAGCGCGTCGCTATTGCCCGCGCCCTGATGATGCGTCCGCAGATCATGCTGTTTGACGAGCCGACCTCGGCGCTCGATCCGGAAAAGGTCAACGAAGTGCTGCAGGTGATTGAAACCCTGGCGCATGAGGGCATCACCATGGTGATCGTCACCCATGAGATGAACTTCGCCTTTAAGGTCTCTGACCGCATCGTATTTATGGAAAAGGGCCGCGTTGTCTGCGACGACGCGCCGCAGGCGATGCGCAGCGGGCAGCACCCGCGCGTTGAAGCCTTTTTAAAAGATGTTTCTCTGGCTTAACCCATTTAACCCGCACGAGGGAAAATCATGATCGAACAGTGGCAGATAGATCAGTATCACCAGCAGGGGTTTCTGGTGGTGGAAAACGTATTGAGCGCCGAAGAGATCGCCGCGCTGCAGCACGATTTTGACGGCTGGGTGGAAGAGAGCCGCAGCCAGCAGGCGGCGTACGGCGACACCCTGGACGGCCGCGCGCGTTTCGATCTGGAAAGCGATCACCGCGCCGACCATCCGTCGCTGCGCCGCGTCAGCTCGCCAACCGAAATCTCTGCCGCCTATCGCCACGCCGCGCTGCAGTCGCGCATGGCGCAGATTGCCGGCCAGCTGACCGGCGGCCAGGGCGCGCGCTTTCACCACAGCAAGATCAACTCCAAGCTGCCGCACACCGCCACCAAAGTTGAGTGGCATCAGGATTTTCTCTTCACGCCGCACAGCAACGACGACATCGTCACCGCGCTGCTGATGGTCAGCGAAGTTACCCCGGAAAACGGCCCGCTGAACGTGGTGCCGGGCAGCCATAAAGGCCCGCTCTACTCCCACTGGCAAAACGGCCGCTTTACCGGCGCGGTGGATCAAACGGTGGTCGAAGCGGAGTGCGGCCAGCCTGCCGCCTGTTTCGGCCCGCCAGGCTCGGTCTGCTTTATGCACACGCGCCTGCTCCACGCCTCCAGCCCCAACGAAACCGCGCTGCCGCGCACGCTGTTTATCGCCGTCTATGCGGCGGAAGACGCCCTGCCCTTCGGCGAAAACCCGCTGCCGAGCCGGGACGCCGGCGCGCTGGTGTCTGGCCAGGAGAGCGGCACCATCCGCAGCACCGCCAACCAGTTCCGTCTGCCGCAGAAGCCGAGCGGCGCATCCTTCTTTGTTCAGCAGGCTGGCAACGATCTTGCCCGCGCCTAATCGCCACCACGGAGGCTCTATGAAATCTGTTGCCCTGACTTTTTTGGCCGCCAGCGTCGCGCTGGGGTCGTTTAGCGCCTCGGCGTTCCAGCAGCCGGGGAAAATCATCGCCGGTTCCGATATGACCTTTTTCCCCTATGAATATATTGAGAACAACAAACCGACCGGCTTTGATATCGAGTTTCTCGACGGGCTGGCGAAGGTGATGGGCCGCCAGGCGGTTAACCTTGATACCCGCTTTCCTAACCTGATCACCGGCCTGCAGGGCAACCGTTTCGATATCACCAACTCCTCGATGTACATCACCGCAGAACGCCTGAAGGTGATCGATATGATCCCCTATCTCAAGAGCGGCGAAGCGATCCTGTCGCTGAAAGGCAGCGCCTACCAGCCGAAAACGCCAGAAGAGTTTTGCGGCCATAAAATTGGCTCAATGGGGGCCACCTCCTGGCTACAGCAGCTGCATAAGCTCTCTGCCGACTACTGCGTGAAGAACGGTAAGCCACCTATCGCCATCAGCGAATACACCACCGATCCGCAAACCACCCAGGCGATGCTGTCCCATGCGGTCGAGGCACAGATCACCGACGCCGCCGTGGCGCGCGGCGTGGTGCAGAAGCTGGGCAACCGGGTGCAGATCTCCTCTGAAACGCTGATCTATCCGGTGCTGAACGGCTTCGGCGTGAAGAAAGGCAACGATGAGGTGAAGCAGGCGCTGATCGACGGGCTGGAGAAGTACAGCAAAACGCCGGCGTACGCCGCGCTGCTGAAGAAGTATAACTTTGAGGCTCCCAGCGCAGAGGATATCAAAACCCTGATGCCGCAGCCGTAAGCCCGACGCGGGCGTCAGGCAAGCGTCGCCCGCGTTCCCTTCTCAATCCCCTGTCAGGAGAGATTTATGGCGCTCTCGTTTGAAGAACAAACCCGCATCGATCTTGCCGCCACTTTTCGCATTATTGCCCATCTGGGCATGCACGAGGCGGTGGCGAACCACTTTAGCGCGGCGGTCTCCCCCGACGGCAAGCAGTTTCTGCTCAATCCGAAGTGGAAGCACTTTTCCCGCATTCGCGCCAGCGATCTGCTGCTGCTCAACGCCGACGATGCCGCCTGCGCGCAGCGCGACGACGTGGACGCCACCGCCTGGTCGATTCACGGCCAGATCCACCAGCGCCTGCCGGAGGCGCGCGTGGTGCTGCATCTGCATCCGGTTTATACCACCAGCGTCGCCTGTCTGGCGGAGCCGCATATCCCGCCGATCGATCAGAATAGCGCGCGCTACTTTAATCGCGTGGCGGTCGATACCCTTTACGGCGGTATGGCGGACACGGTAGAGGAAGGCGCGCGGCTGGCGCGCCTGCTGGCGGGCAAAAGCCGCCTGCTGATGGGCAACCACGGCGTAATGGTCACGGCGTCCCATATCGGCGAAGCCTTCGACGATATCTGGACGCTGGAGCGCGCCTGCCAGATCCTGGTCACCGCCTGGTCCACCGGCCAGCCGCTGAAAATCCTCAGCGACGCGGTAGCGGAGAAGACGGCGCGCGCCTGGGAAGGCATCCCCGACTTCTCGCGCCAGCATTTCGAGGAGATGAAGGCGCTGATGATCGCCGCCGATCCGTCGCTGCTCGACTAGCCTCTCAGCGGGCCGCTAACATTCGACCCAGACCGCGCCGCCTCCGCCGATTTGACGCACTGCTCGACCCAGCGCACGCCCGCCAGTCCGGCATGGACGTCGGGATACCAGAAGGTTTGCAGAAAGGCGGCGTCGCCGCGATCGCTGGCGGCGAACGCCTGCGCGAAGCGGCGATAGAGATTCGACCAGGCCTCGAACAACCCCTCGGCATGGCCGCCGCCGATGCGGTCCTCTTCCAGCGCGCGCGCCGCCAG encodes the following:
- a CDS encoding LysR substrate-binding domain-containing protein, which encodes MMRFTLKQLKYFVTVVETESIAEASRQLHIAQPSISIAIKNLEDTFDQQLFIRHHAQGVSLTPGGRRFYEKARDLLRLSYEFEQNSRAEHQLVSGTIAVGCFESAAPLYLPKLIAGFKKIYPDITIELYDGEQHELMHGLHRGRFDLAFLYDLDLDHSIKKEPLNAPHRPYALLPAAHPLARQATVTLQQLSREPMILLDAIPSKNYFIRIFKEKGYHPEVAYSSPSIEMVRCMVGQGLGFSVLVTRPCSDITYDGQQLIHLEIEDEMADSMLIMAYLQNNEPTRPAQLFMEYCRRAELFPAPLRQ
- a CDS encoding amino acid ABC transporter permease/ATP-binding protein, which translates into the protein MTFNWNYMFSLFSDAEFWLATWTVIKLSLLTWGISIVVGFILALAKQSNRLLFNLPARGYIWLFRSLPLLVLLIFVYNLPQAAPGTSALLSDPFWAGLIAMVLSESAYIAEIHRGGLLSIPKGQSEAARALGLRFAGIQWRIIIPQAVRVALPALANEYIAIVKLSSLVSVISLTEILMVGQRLYSQNFLVMETMAAVACYYVLIVTVFDFLLKQLERHLDVTQRRPSGKVDEQLFALAQRGATPLARPAAQSSGPALQASRLHKAYNNVEVLGAVSLQIQPGEVVSVIGPSGSGKTTLIRLLNGLEQIDNGEIRINGQPFIHLTQQGEQKPRFIEHAEHRLNIGMVFQSFNLFPHLNVLDNLMLAPRYHRLAARDELRQHACELLHKVGMLEHAWKYPHQLSGGQQQRVAIARALMMRPQIMLFDEPTSALDPEKVNEVLQVIETLAHEGITMVIVTHEMNFAFKVSDRIVFMEKGRVVCDDAPQAMRSGQHPRVEAFLKDVSLA
- a CDS encoding phytanoyl-CoA dioxygenase family protein produces the protein MIEQWQIDQYHQQGFLVVENVLSAEEIAALQHDFDGWVEESRSQQAAYGDTLDGRARFDLESDHRADHPSLRRVSSPTEISAAYRHAALQSRMAQIAGQLTGGQGARFHHSKINSKLPHTATKVEWHQDFLFTPHSNDDIVTALLMVSEVTPENGPLNVVPGSHKGPLYSHWQNGRFTGAVDQTVVEAECGQPAACFGPPGSVCFMHTRLLHASSPNETALPRTLFIAVYAAEDALPFGENPLPSRDAGALVSGQESGTIRSTANQFRLPQKPSGASFFVQQAGNDLARA
- a CDS encoding ABC transporter substrate-binding protein; this translates as MKSVALTFLAASVALGSFSASAFQQPGKIIAGSDMTFFPYEYIENNKPTGFDIEFLDGLAKVMGRQAVNLDTRFPNLITGLQGNRFDITNSSMYITAERLKVIDMIPYLKSGEAILSLKGSAYQPKTPEEFCGHKIGSMGATSWLQQLHKLSADYCVKNGKPPIAISEYTTDPQTTQAMLSHAVEAQITDAAVARGVVQKLGNRVQISSETLIYPVLNGFGVKKGNDEVKQALIDGLEKYSKTPAYAALLKKYNFEAPSAEDIKTLMPQP
- a CDS encoding class II aldolase and adducin N-terminal domain-containing protein, whose product is MALSFEEQTRIDLAATFRIIAHLGMHEAVANHFSAAVSPDGKQFLLNPKWKHFSRIRASDLLLLNADDAACAQRDDVDATAWSIHGQIHQRLPEARVVLHLHPVYTTSVACLAEPHIPPIDQNSARYFNRVAVDTLYGGMADTVEEGARLARLLAGKSRLLMGNHGVMVTASHIGEAFDDIWTLERACQILVTAWSTGQPLKILSDAVAEKTARAWEGIPDFSRQHFEEMKALMIAADPSLLD